CGTGGTCTGCGGCCCCGGCCCGGTCCGGATCGGCACATTCCATGTCGACCCTGACGACGGGTTGGACCGACTCGCCCGCGCCGACACCGTGATCATCCCTGCCGTGGAAGACATCGACGCGGACGTGCCATCCGACCTGCTCGACGCCGTCCGCACTGCCCACGAGGCGGGCGCTCGGATGGTCTCGCTGTGTACCGGTGCGTTCGTGCTGGCCGCCGCCGGGGTGCTGGACGGGCTGCACGCGACCACGCACTGGGCCCACACCGAAGCGCTGGCCGCCCGCTATCCCCGGGTGAAGGTCGACCCGGACGTGCTCTACGTCGACAACGGCAACGTGCTCGCCTCTGCCGGCAAGGCCGCCGCGATCGACCTGTGCCTGCACCTGATCCGCCGCGACCACGGCTCGACGGTCGCCAACGCCGTCGCCCGCCGCCTGGTCGTCCCGCCGCACCGCGCCGGCGGCCAGGCCCAGTTCGTCACCACCCCGGTGCCCGCCCGCGACGACCATCCCCTCGCCAACCTTCTTCCCTGGGCGATGGAACGACTGAACCGTCCGCTGACCGTGGAGGACCTGGCTCGCCAGGCGAACATGAGCTCGCGAAACCTGGCCCGCCACTTCAAATCGGTAACCGGCACCACCCCACTGCACTGGCTGTCAACGCAGCGGATCCGCCGGGCCCAGGAACTGCTGGAGAACACCGACAACAGCATCGACGCCATCGCTCAGGCGGCCGGTATGGGAACCGCCACGACGCTACGCCGACACTTCAACCGCACCGTCGGTGTACCTCCGGACGCCTACCGTCGCACCTTCCGCAGCGCCTGACCCGCACGCCCACCGAACGGCGGGTACATTGATCGAACAATCGACCAACTCAGCACACGGGTGGGCCACGAGATGAGCAAGCTGCAGTACCAGTGCGCGATGTCTCTCGACGGCTTTATCGCCGGCCCAAACGGCGACATGTCCTGGCTCAGCAGCCAATCCGACGACACCCCGACCGACACAACCGAAACTGAAACCACAAACCCTCTCGTAGCGCAGGTCGGCGCGGTACTCACCGGGAACCGCACCTACCGTGGCGACGACCCGAACGCCGGCACCGACAAGGAAGGCGGCTACGACGGGCAGTACTTCGGGCCGTCCATTGTGCTCACCCACCACATACCGGAAATCGCCGAACCCGGCGTTACGTTCGTCGACAATCTCGACAAGGCCATATCCATGGCCAAAGAGGCCGCCGGGGAAAAGCTGGTCAGCGTACTCGGCGCCAACGTCGCCCGCCAATGCATCGAGATCGGCGCGCTCGACGAGATCCTCGTCTACATCACACCGGTACTCCTTGGCGACGGCGTCCGGCTCTTCGATCACCCCGGCGGCTCTCTCGTCCGGCTCGAAGTCCTGGAAGCAGACAACCTGAGCATCCTCAGCCGCATCGTCTACTGACCGAGCGGCGCCATTTGAATGCCGCGCTGCGACCCGCACACATAGCACGCCGATCCGTTCCCGCCGGCCGTAGTCTCACCAGCATGACGAAAACGCAGACGCACACCCTCTCGGTACCCGGCGCCGACCTGGTCTACGACGTCCGCGGCCCGCTACCCCCGTCTGGCGGATCCCCCGCGCTGCTCATGATCGGCCAGCCGATGACGGCCGAGGGCTTCGACGCGCTCGCCGAACACTTCACGGACCGCACAGTCGTCACCTACGACCCGCGCGGCCTGGGCCGCAGCATCCGCACGGACGGCCGGTCCGACCACACCCCGCAGCGTCAGGCGGCCGACCTGCACCTGCTGATCGAGGCGCTCGGCGCCGGCCCGGTTGACGTGTTCGCCAGCAGCGGCGGTGCGGTGACCGCACTCGAACTGGTCGCGACGCACCCCGGCGACGTCGTCACACTGGTGGCGCACGAGCCGCCGATCAACGCTGTGCTCCCCGACGCCACGGCCGCCGAGCGCGCCCGGGCCGCCTTCTACGAGGCGTACCAGGCGAAGGGCACCAGCGCAGGGATGGCCGCCTTCATCGCGATGACTTCCTGGCAGGGCGAGTTCACCGAGGCCTACTTCGCCCAGCCCACGCCCGACCCGGCGATGTTCGGCATGTCGACCGACGACGACGGCACCCGCGACGACCCGCTGCTGTCGAAGAACTCCTGGGCGATCAGCGACTACCGCCCCGACGCGAGCGTGCTCACCGCAGTACCGACCCGGATCGTGATCGCGGTCGGCGAGGAGTCGGCGGGAACGTACACCGCGCGTACGGCCCTGTGCACTGCGGCGTTGCTCGGCCAGGAGGCCACGGTGTTCCCGAGCCACCACGGAGGCTTCCTCGGTGGTCAGTTCGGTTACGCCGGCAAACCCGAGGAGTTCGCGGCAAGGCTGCGCGACGTGCTGGACGCCGGCTGACCGTCGCGGGCCTGCGCAGCAAACGGGACGGCCACCGACGACCGCCTGTCGCATCGCTGGTCGG
The nucleotide sequence above comes from Micromonospora sp. NBC_00389. Encoded proteins:
- a CDS encoding helix-turn-helix domain-containing protein; translated protein: MATIALAATEGMLHFELAMACEVFVRDPSGLADPWYDLVVCGPGPVRIGTFHVDPDDGLDRLARADTVIIPAVEDIDADVPSDLLDAVRTAHEAGARMVSLCTGAFVLAAAGVLDGLHATTHWAHTEALAARYPRVKVDPDVLYVDNGNVLASAGKAAAIDLCLHLIRRDHGSTVANAVARRLVVPPHRAGGQAQFVTTPVPARDDHPLANLLPWAMERLNRPLTVEDLARQANMSSRNLARHFKSVTGTTPLHWLSTQRIRRAQELLENTDNSIDAIAQAAGMGTATTLRRHFNRTVGVPPDAYRRTFRSA
- a CDS encoding dihydrofolate reductase family protein gives rise to the protein MSKLQYQCAMSLDGFIAGPNGDMSWLSSQSDDTPTDTTETETTNPLVAQVGAVLTGNRTYRGDDPNAGTDKEGGYDGQYFGPSIVLTHHIPEIAEPGVTFVDNLDKAISMAKEAAGEKLVSVLGANVARQCIEIGALDEILVYITPVLLGDGVRLFDHPGGSLVRLEVLEADNLSILSRIVY
- a CDS encoding alpha/beta fold hydrolase codes for the protein MTKTQTHTLSVPGADLVYDVRGPLPPSGGSPALLMIGQPMTAEGFDALAEHFTDRTVVTYDPRGLGRSIRTDGRSDHTPQRQAADLHLLIEALGAGPVDVFASSGGAVTALELVATHPGDVVTLVAHEPPINAVLPDATAAERARAAFYEAYQAKGTSAGMAAFIAMTSWQGEFTEAYFAQPTPDPAMFGMSTDDDGTRDDPLLSKNSWAISDYRPDASVLTAVPTRIVIAVGEESAGTYTARTALCTAALLGQEATVFPSHHGGFLGGQFGYAGKPEEFAARLRDVLDAG